One window of Nicotiana tomentosiformis chromosome 11, ASM39032v3, whole genome shotgun sequence genomic DNA carries:
- the LOC104103708 gene encoding UDP-galactose/UDP-glucose transporter 5B isoform X1 encodes MAEPPSLPLKENKLAKGTFAVVGIMSTLVIYGILQEKIMRVPYGPQKEYFTFSLFLVFCNRITTSAVSAGVLLASKKALDPVAPLYKYCVVSVSNILTTTCQYEALKYVSFPVQTLAKCAKMIPVMIWGTIIMQKKYKGQDYLVAFLVTLGCSLFILYQAAGDISPFNRGRESTVWGVSLMIGYLGFDGFTSTFQDKLFKGYDMEIHNQIFYTTVCSCLLSFIGLILQGNLLMAIDFVSRHHDCFFDITLLSTVATASQFFISYTIRTFGALTFATIMTTRQLVSILLSCLWFGHPLSWEQCIGAVIVFGSLYARTFLKTKQKSPSLEMTETRASGPS; translated from the exons ATGGCGGAGCCACCGTCGTTACCGTTGAAGGAGAACAAGCTAGCCAAAGGAACTTTTGCGGTGGTCGGAATCATGTCTACTCTCGTCATTTATGGAATATTACAG GAAAAGATCATGAGAGTTCCTTACGGGCCGCAAAAAGAATATTTTACATTCTCATTATTTCTTGTCTTTTGCAATCGGATTACCACGTCTGCAGTCTCTGCCGGAGTTTTATTG GCAAGTAAGAAGGCCTTGGACCCAGTAGCCCCGCTCTATAAATATTGTGTTGTATCTGTCTCTAACATCCTTACAACAACTTGTCAGTATGAG GCTCTCAAGTACGTCAGTTTTCCTGTTCAAACCTTGGCAAAATGTGCCAAGATGATACCTGTAATG ATCTGGGGTACTATCATTATGCAAAAGAAGTACAAAGGACAGGACTATCTTGTGGCATTCCTAGTAACCCTGGGTTGTTCCTTATTTATTCTGTATCAG GCAGCAGGTGACATCAGTCCCTTCAATAGAGGAAGAGAAAGCACAGTCTGGGGAGTTTCTCTGATGATAGGCTATCTTGG GTTTGATGGCTTTACGAGTACTTTCCAGGATAAACTTTTTAAAGGCTATGATATGGAAATACATAATCAAATATTCTATACAACGGTCTGTTCTTGTCTTCTTAGTTTCATCG GTCTAATTTTACAAGGCAATCTTCTAATGGCGATAGATTTTGTATCCCGCCATCATGACTGTTTCTTCGATATTACTCTGCTTTCAACT GTAGCAACTGCAAGTCAATTTTTTATTTCTTATACGATCCGCACATTTGGTGCTCTAACATTTGCAACCATAATGACCACAAGACAG TTGGTGAGCATTTTGCTGTCATGCTTGTGGTTTGGCCATCCTTTGAGCTGGGAGCAATGCATTGGAGCT GTTATCGTCTTTGGATCCCTTTATGCAAGAACCTTCTTGAAGACTAAACAGAAGTCGCCGTCATTGGAGATGACTGAAACTAGAGCTTCAGGTCCTTCATAA
- the LOC104103708 gene encoding UDP-galactose/UDP-glucose transporter 5 isoform X2, whose amino-acid sequence MRVPYGPQKEYFTFSLFLVFCNRITTSAVSAGVLLASKKALDPVAPLYKYCVVSVSNILTTTCQYEALKYVSFPVQTLAKCAKMIPVMIWGTIIMQKKYKGQDYLVAFLVTLGCSLFILYQAAGDISPFNRGRESTVWGVSLMIGYLGFDGFTSTFQDKLFKGYDMEIHNQIFYTTVCSCLLSFIGLILQGNLLMAIDFVSRHHDCFFDITLLSTVATASQFFISYTIRTFGALTFATIMTTRQLVSILLSCLWFGHPLSWEQCIGAVIVFGSLYARTFLKTKQKSPSLEMTETRASGPS is encoded by the exons ATGAGAGTTCCTTACGGGCCGCAAAAAGAATATTTTACATTCTCATTATTTCTTGTCTTTTGCAATCGGATTACCACGTCTGCAGTCTCTGCCGGAGTTTTATTG GCAAGTAAGAAGGCCTTGGACCCAGTAGCCCCGCTCTATAAATATTGTGTTGTATCTGTCTCTAACATCCTTACAACAACTTGTCAGTATGAG GCTCTCAAGTACGTCAGTTTTCCTGTTCAAACCTTGGCAAAATGTGCCAAGATGATACCTGTAATG ATCTGGGGTACTATCATTATGCAAAAGAAGTACAAAGGACAGGACTATCTTGTGGCATTCCTAGTAACCCTGGGTTGTTCCTTATTTATTCTGTATCAG GCAGCAGGTGACATCAGTCCCTTCAATAGAGGAAGAGAAAGCACAGTCTGGGGAGTTTCTCTGATGATAGGCTATCTTGG GTTTGATGGCTTTACGAGTACTTTCCAGGATAAACTTTTTAAAGGCTATGATATGGAAATACATAATCAAATATTCTATACAACGGTCTGTTCTTGTCTTCTTAGTTTCATCG GTCTAATTTTACAAGGCAATCTTCTAATGGCGATAGATTTTGTATCCCGCCATCATGACTGTTTCTTCGATATTACTCTGCTTTCAACT GTAGCAACTGCAAGTCAATTTTTTATTTCTTATACGATCCGCACATTTGGTGCTCTAACATTTGCAACCATAATGACCACAAGACAG TTGGTGAGCATTTTGCTGTCATGCTTGTGGTTTGGCCATCCTTTGAGCTGGGAGCAATGCATTGGAGCT GTTATCGTCTTTGGATCCCTTTATGCAAGAACCTTCTTGAAGACTAAACAGAAGTCGCCGTCATTGGAGATGACTGAAACTAGAGCTTCAGGTCCTTCATAA